Genomic DNA from Cydia amplana chromosome 9, ilCydAmpl1.1, whole genome shotgun sequence:
CAGATATATCAATTTCTGACTCATCTGAATTAACATCAACCCAATCATCATTATCAGACTCATTACCCTTTTTCTTATTtcctttctttttctttttctcaTCCTCAGTGATATCCTTCTTTTCTAGAAGTACTTCAGAGCCAGGTACATAGTCTTTAATGTCCATATCACcatatttctttgtttttagcTCTAAGGAAGCTTCAGTGGGCCTTCCCCTGTCTTTTTTGTGCAGAAGAGTAGGCATTGACTGTCTGTAGAGCTGAATGAGTGATCTGGCAGCCATCATAACAGATTTTTCTTTGTAGTTTTTATACTGTACCAAATCTCTCAACAGGTCCTCTGTGATAGCCAGAGGACAGCGGGCACAGATCTCTCTTACTGCATTTAATCCAACGGCCATAACATCTGTGGAGTTCCTTTCTGTGATAAAATTATTTGCAATAGCCCTCATGACTGGTTCTATAATTTCAGCTGGTACCAGTTCATGGGATGCCTGAGCTGCAAACTGGAGTATTCTAGTGACTTCTCTCTGATGTGGCAGCAAGAGCCTTGCAATGAATGGATAGTAGTTAAACAAGAACAAATTGTGCAATCCAATAAGCCTTGAGATGACATCAAGGCACATGAGTTTCACTTCAAACCTTTCATTAGATGACTCCATTAATTTGAACAGTTTCTCAGCAAATCCTTGTGGGTTGTTAAGTAAGTGCAGTGCGGAGAAATTAAATACAGGAGCCTTTTCCTTCTTCTTTTTTAACTTCTTTGCAACTTTCTTCACTTTTTCTACCATCTTATCTCTTTTCcttgtttttttgttaaatttattgGCAATCATGGTATCCCTCGGATCCACTTCATCCTCACTGTCCGAATTCTCTTCCTTTTCAGCTTCATCTCGGCCTAAAAAGAATTTTAATGAAGCAACCATTACCTTAGTAACTTTGGAAAAACATCCAATGTCAGCAATTATGTTCACTGTCTTCTGATCGTTCCATATATTCTTGTGATAAAGCTCTATTAAAATATCCAATGATAATTTTGCAGCTTTAGCATCAGAATTCCTCAGCATAGAAAACATAAAGTTCTGCAGTGTTGAATTAAATTTCATATCTTTATGCTTCATATTCATGTTCTTAATATCTGTTATGATATGAGTTTTTAAGAACTCTCTCAAGTGCTTGTCTTGATATTTCAGTAAGTTGAAAAACAGTTCCAACAAATCAAAAGGTGTAATGAAGTttttgtttctcaataaaattaaacatttacaCAATGCAAGACGCATATCATTGTGCAAAGTCGTGTTGTGACTTTTTAAGATATCAATTATTTTCTGAGGAAAATATTTCATGTCTTCCAAATAGCACTGGGCTACTTGAGCTAGGAACATAGATTGTTCATCTAATTTCTTGTTGTATTGCGTCGGATTAAGGTTAAATATCTCCAAAGTGGTTTTAAAATGAGCCAACTGCTGACTGAATTCTTCCTTGTATGATTCTGGATCCCTCTTGATTAGATTTTGCAGTTGCGTGAGGTTGTTAGGCAGCTGATTATTATGGCGTACCATTTTGAGAGCTCAagttaaatttacaataaatCACTTATTCACACCATTTGAAATAAACTTCTGAATCTTTTTGTTACGTCTTTACACGTGAAGTCACGTTTGTATTAAGTTTTCAGAAAACTAACCTCAAATTG
This window encodes:
- the LOC134651041 gene encoding protein SDA1 homolog, with amino-acid sequence MVRHNNQLPNNLTQLQNLIKRDPESYKEEFSQQLAHFKTTLEIFNLNPTQYNKKLDEQSMFLAQVAQCYLEDMKYFPQKIIDILKSHNTTLHNDMRLALCKCLILLRNKNFITPFDLLELFFNLLKYQDKHLREFLKTHIITDIKNMNMKHKDMKFNSTLQNFMFSMLRNSDAKAAKLSLDILIELYHKNIWNDQKTVNIIADIGCFSKVTKVMVASLKFFLGRDEAEKEENSDSEDEVDPRDTMIANKFNKKTRKRDKMVEKVKKVAKKLKKKKEKAPVFNFSALHLLNNPQGFAEKLFKLMESSNERFEVKLMCLDVISRLIGLHNLFLFNYYPFIARLLLPHQREVTRILQFAAQASHELVPAEIIEPVMRAIANNFITERNSTDVMAVGLNAVREICARCPLAITEDLLRDLVQYKNYKEKSVMMAARSLIQLYRQSMPTLLHKKDRGRPTEASLELKTKKYGDMDIKDYVPGSEVLLEKKDITEDEKKKKKGNKKKGNESDNDDWVDVNSDESEIDISDSDEDSDDGEEEEEEVVEEEKDIDEDAGNKDNQPQEKEANTRKVLKAKRKLNKEDIAEKVETARNIAMDTIFTDEDFKRIDAAQVKKHVSGIKRNKSFVEDEEESGELVQLSAIENIHKKRKHDKNARWESVLKGREERDKFGYKDRRKNIHCSKTNREKRKTKNYQMVKHKAKGKIKRSFKDKQVAFRNYLIKQKKMK